In Micromonospora sp. WMMA1363, a genomic segment contains:
- a CDS encoding NADH-quinone oxidoreductase subunit A has product MSLSPYVPIIGLFALAAGFALFSVAAARFAGPHRYNKAKLEAYECGIEPSPQPVGGGRFPIKFYLTAMLFIVFDIEIIFLYPWAVSFDALPIFGFVEMVLFIVAVFVAYAYVWRRGGLDWD; this is encoded by the coding sequence ATGTCGCTCTCGCCTTACGTACCGATCATCGGGCTGTTCGCCCTCGCCGCCGGGTTCGCGTTGTTCTCCGTGGCGGCCGCCCGTTTCGCCGGCCCGCACCGTTACAACAAGGCCAAGCTCGAGGCGTACGAGTGCGGCATCGAGCCCAGCCCGCAGCCGGTCGGCGGCGGCCGGTTCCCGATCAAGTTCTACCTGACGGCGATGCTCTTCATCGTCTTCGACATCGAGATCATCTTCCTCTACCCCTGGGCGGTCTCGTTCGACGCCCTGCCGATCTTCGGCTTCGTGGAGATGGTCCTGTTCATCGTCGCGGTCTTCGTCGCGTACGCCTACGTGTGGCGGCGCGGCGGCCTGGACTGGGACTGA
- a CDS encoding NADH-quinone oxidoreductase subunit D: protein MTASNYATERETTEGKVFTVTGGDWDTVVSGTDPINDERIVVNMGPQHPSTHGVLRLILELEGETVREARSVVGYLHTGIEKNLEYRNWVQGSAFVTRMDYLSPLFNETAYSLAVEKLLGIEDQVTERATTIRVLMMELNRISSHLVWLATTGMELGAISIMLYGFREREYILEIFEMITGLRMNHAYVRPGGVAQDVPDEAIVKIREFLTLMPKKLKEYEDLLSGQPIWIERTKNVAVLDVTGCVALGVTGPVLRSAGLAWDLRKTMPYCGYETYEFDVPTHTDGDVWGRYLVRLAEIRESLKLVEQALDRLKPGPVMVADKKIAWPAQLAIGVDGMGNSLEHVAKIMGQSMESLIHHFKLVTEGFRVPPGQVYVGVESPRGELGVHAVSDGGTRPYRVHYREPSFVNLQALPAMAEGGLIADVIAGGASLDPVMGGCDR, encoded by the coding sequence GTGACCGCTTCGAACTACGCCACCGAGCGTGAGACCACCGAGGGTAAGGTCTTCACCGTCACCGGTGGGGACTGGGACACCGTGGTCTCCGGCACCGACCCGATCAACGACGAGCGGATCGTCGTCAACATGGGCCCGCAGCACCCGTCCACGCACGGCGTGCTGCGGCTGATTCTGGAGCTGGAGGGCGAGACGGTCCGGGAGGCCCGCTCGGTCGTCGGCTACCTGCACACGGGGATCGAGAAGAACCTGGAGTACCGCAACTGGGTCCAGGGTTCGGCCTTCGTGACCCGGATGGACTACCTGTCCCCGCTGTTCAACGAGACGGCCTACTCGTTGGCGGTGGAGAAGCTGCTGGGCATCGAGGACCAGGTGACCGAGCGGGCTACCACCATCCGGGTGCTGATGATGGAGCTCAACCGGATCTCCTCGCACCTGGTCTGGCTGGCTACCACCGGCATGGAGCTGGGCGCCATCTCGATCATGCTGTACGGCTTCCGGGAGCGGGAGTACATCCTCGAGATCTTCGAGATGATCACGGGTTTGCGGATGAACCACGCGTACGTCCGGCCGGGCGGTGTCGCGCAGGATGTGCCGGACGAGGCCATTGTCAAGATCCGCGAGTTCCTGACGCTGATGCCGAAGAAGCTCAAGGAGTACGAGGACCTGCTCTCCGGCCAGCCGATCTGGATCGAGCGGACGAAGAACGTCGCGGTGCTGGACGTGACCGGCTGCGTCGCGCTCGGTGTGACCGGCCCGGTGCTTCGTTCCGCCGGCCTCGCCTGGGACCTGCGCAAGACCATGCCGTACTGCGGCTACGAGACGTACGAGTTCGACGTTCCGACCCACACCGACGGCGATGTCTGGGGCCGTTACCTGGTCCGGCTCGCCGAGATCCGCGAGTCGCTCAAGCTCGTCGAGCAGGCGTTGGATCGGCTGAAGCCGGGTCCGGTCATGGTTGCCGACAAGAAGATCGCCTGGCCGGCCCAGCTCGCCATCGGCGTCGACGGCATGGGCAACTCGCTGGAGCACGTCGCCAAGATCATGGGTCAGTCGATGGAATCGCTGATCCACCACTTCAAGCTCGTCACCGAGGGCTTCCGGGTCCCGCCGGGTCAGGTGTACGTCGGGGTCGAGTCGCCGCGCGGCGAGTTGGGCGTGCACGCGGTCTCCGACGGCGGTACCCGACCGTACCGGGTGCACTACCGGGAGCCGAGCTTCGTCAACCTCCAGGCGCTGCCAGCGATGGCCGAGGGTGGTCTGATCGCCGACGTGATCGCCGGCGGCGCATCGCTGGACCCCGTCATGGGGGGTTGTGACAGGTGA
- a CDS encoding demethylmenaquinone methyltransferase: MSTPQGQRASLDKQPHEIAAMFDGVAARYDRTNTVLSFGRDRFWRWATRSALDLRPGERVLDVGAGTGVSTEELANSGAYAVGADLSLGMLYAGKRTRPRVPLLAGDALRLPFADASFDAVTISFALRNVNDTDAALRELARVTKPGGRLVVCEFSTPVNPAFRTVYLSYLMRSLPAMARAVASNPDAYVYLAESIRAWPDQAALAARIGAAGWSRVAWRDLTGGVVALHRAVRAEPTNQLS; this comes from the coding sequence GTGAGTACGCCGCAGGGCCAGCGCGCCAGTCTGGACAAGCAGCCGCACGAGATCGCCGCGATGTTCGACGGTGTGGCGGCCCGCTACGACCGGACCAACACCGTCCTCTCCTTCGGGCGGGACCGGTTCTGGCGGTGGGCCACCCGGTCCGCGCTCGACCTGCGGCCGGGCGAGCGGGTGCTCGACGTGGGCGCCGGGACCGGCGTCTCGACCGAGGAACTGGCCAACTCGGGGGCCTACGCGGTCGGCGCCGACCTTTCCCTCGGCATGCTGTACGCCGGCAAGCGAACCCGGCCGAGGGTCCCGCTGCTGGCCGGCGACGCGCTGCGGCTGCCCTTCGCCGACGCCAGCTTCGACGCGGTGACCATCTCCTTCGCGCTGCGTAACGTCAACGACACCGACGCTGCGCTGCGCGAGCTGGCTCGGGTCACGAAGCCAGGTGGCCGGCTCGTCGTCTGCGAGTTCAGCACCCCGGTGAATCCGGCCTTCCGGACGGTCTACCTGTCGTACCTGATGCGGTCGTTGCCGGCGATGGCACGGGCGGTCGCCAGCAACCCCGACGCGTACGTCTACCTCGCCGAGTCGATCCGGGCCTGGCCGGACCAGGCGGCGCTGGCGGCGCGGATCGGCGCCGCCGGCTGGAGTCGGGTGGCCTGGCGCGACCTGACCGGCGGAGTCGTCGCGCTGCACCGCGCGGTCCGGGCGGAACCCACAAACCAGCTTTCGTGA
- a CDS encoding geranylgeranyl reductase family protein, producing MTTVENDAEVIVVGAGPGGSATAYHLARHGVRVLLLEKTEFPREKVCGDGLTPRAVRQLIRMGVDTSTEAGWLHNRGLRVIGGGVRLELDWPDLASFPNYGLVRTRLDFDDLLARRAVAAGAKLCTNVNVTGPVLDGDGRVVGVEAETGPEKEPATFRAPLVVAADGVSGRLPLALGLAKREDRPIGVAVRRYYRCPAKHDDDYLESWLELRSKGSDALLPGYGWIFGLGDGRVNVGLGVLNSSAAFGKTNYRRLLTDWLANTPEEWGMTDETNAEGPILGAALPMGFNRVPHYTRGVMLVGDSGGMVNPFNGEGIAYAMESGELAAEIAVQALARPAGAERERALRAYPTELKARFGGYYRLGGVFVKLIGRPEVMRAATRYGLPHPMLMRFVLKLLANLTDPRGGDATDRVINAMTKVAPTV from the coding sequence ATGACCACGGTGGAGAACGATGCCGAGGTGATCGTCGTGGGCGCCGGTCCCGGTGGGTCGGCGACCGCGTACCACCTGGCTCGGCACGGCGTGCGGGTGCTGCTGCTGGAGAAGACCGAGTTCCCCCGGGAGAAGGTCTGCGGCGACGGACTGACGCCACGTGCGGTGCGGCAGCTGATCCGGATGGGTGTGGACACCTCGACCGAGGCGGGCTGGCTCCACAACCGTGGTCTGCGGGTGATCGGTGGTGGGGTTCGACTCGAACTGGACTGGCCCGACCTGGCCAGCTTCCCCAACTACGGGCTGGTGCGCACCCGACTGGATTTCGACGACCTGCTCGCCCGGCGCGCCGTGGCTGCCGGCGCCAAGCTGTGCACCAACGTGAACGTCACCGGTCCGGTCCTCGACGGCGACGGCCGGGTGGTCGGCGTCGAGGCCGAGACCGGCCCCGAGAAGGAGCCCGCCACGTTCCGCGCCCCGCTGGTGGTCGCGGCGGACGGGGTATCCGGTCGGCTCCCGCTCGCGCTGGGGCTGGCCAAGCGGGAGGACCGGCCGATCGGGGTGGCCGTCCGGCGCTACTACCGCTGCCCGGCCAAGCACGACGACGACTACCTCGAGTCCTGGTTGGAGCTGCGCAGCAAGGGCAGCGACGCGCTGCTGCCCGGGTACGGCTGGATCTTCGGGCTGGGTGACGGCCGGGTGAACGTCGGCCTGGGCGTGCTCAACTCGTCGGCGGCCTTCGGGAAGACGAACTACCGGCGGCTGCTCACCGACTGGCTCGCCAACACCCCCGAGGAGTGGGGGATGACCGACGAGACCAACGCCGAGGGACCGATCCTCGGGGCGGCGCTACCGATGGGCTTCAACCGGGTGCCGCACTACACCCGGGGAGTGATGCTCGTCGGCGATTCCGGTGGCATGGTCAACCCGTTCAACGGCGAGGGCATCGCGTACGCGATGGAGTCGGGTGAGCTGGCCGCGGAGATCGCGGTTCAGGCGCTCGCCCGGCCGGCCGGCGCGGAACGGGAACGGGCGCTGCGGGCGTACCCGACCGAGCTGAAGGCGCGGTTCGGTGGCTACTACCGGCTCGGCGGCGTGTTCGTGAAGCTGATCGGCCGTCCCGAGGTGATGCGGGCCGCCACGAGGTACGGCCTGCCGCACCCGATGCTGATGCGCTTCGTGCTCAAGCTGCTGGCCAACCTGACCGACCCGCGGGGCGGGGACGCGACGGACCGGGTCATCAACGCGATGACGAAGGTGGCGCCAACCGTGTAG
- the nuoF gene encoding NADH-quinone oxidoreductase subunit NuoF: MTTPRPETLAKLTPVLTRRWLSPDAWRIGGYEKLTGYAALRKAVRAHPDDLIQLIKDSGLRGRGGAGFPTGLKWGFIPQGDGKPHYLVVNADEGEPGTCKDLPLMTHDPHSLVEGVIIASYAIRANRAYIYVRGEAVHAARRLRNAVQEAYAKGYLGKNILGSRFDLDLVVHSGAGAYICGEETALLDSLEGFRGQPRLRPPFPATHGLYASPTVVNNVGTIASVPYIVLGGADWWRTMGTEKSSGPMIYSLSGRIANPGQYECSMGITLRELIELAGGMQPGHSLKFWTPGGSSTPLLTAEHLDVPLDFEGVAAAGSILGTTATQIFSDQDCPVYATYRWLEFYHHESCGKCTPCREGNYWMVRVYRRILSGQGTQDDLDTLLDTCDNILGRSFCGLGDGATSSVTSSLKYFKQDYLDYIEGRTAPKLSDKQLVGAH; this comes from the coding sequence GTGACCACGCCTCGGCCGGAGACGCTGGCCAAGCTCACGCCGGTGCTCACCAGGCGCTGGCTGTCGCCCGACGCCTGGCGGATCGGCGGCTACGAGAAGCTCACCGGGTACGCGGCGCTGCGCAAGGCAGTCAGGGCCCACCCGGACGACCTGATTCAGCTGATCAAGGACTCCGGGTTGCGCGGTCGCGGCGGCGCCGGCTTCCCGACCGGCCTCAAGTGGGGGTTCATCCCGCAGGGCGATGGGAAGCCGCACTATCTGGTGGTCAACGCCGATGAGGGCGAGCCGGGCACCTGCAAGGACCTGCCGCTGATGACGCACGACCCGCACTCGCTGGTCGAGGGCGTGATCATCGCGTCGTACGCGATCCGGGCCAACCGCGCCTACATCTACGTCCGGGGTGAGGCGGTGCACGCGGCGCGCCGGCTGCGCAACGCGGTCCAGGAGGCGTACGCCAAGGGCTACCTCGGGAAGAACATCCTCGGCTCCCGGTTCGATCTGGACCTCGTGGTGCACTCGGGCGCCGGGGCGTACATCTGCGGCGAGGAGACCGCGCTGCTGGACTCCCTGGAGGGCTTCCGGGGCCAGCCGCGGCTCCGCCCGCCGTTCCCGGCGACCCACGGCCTGTACGCGAGCCCGACCGTGGTGAACAACGTCGGCACCATCGCCAGCGTCCCGTACATCGTGCTCGGGGGCGCGGACTGGTGGCGGACGATGGGCACCGAGAAGTCCTCCGGGCCGATGATCTACTCGCTCTCCGGGCGGATCGCGAACCCCGGCCAGTACGAGTGCTCGATGGGCATCACGCTCCGCGAGCTGATCGAGCTGGCCGGCGGCATGCAACCCGGGCACAGCCTGAAGTTCTGGACGCCGGGCGGCTCGTCGACGCCGCTGCTCACCGCCGAGCATCTGGACGTGCCGCTGGACTTCGAGGGAGTCGCGGCGGCCGGGTCGATCCTCGGCACCACGGCCACGCAGATCTTCTCCGACCAGGACTGTCCGGTGTACGCGACCTACCGGTGGTTGGAGTTCTACCACCACGAGTCGTGTGGCAAGTGCACCCCGTGTCGTGAGGGCAACTACTGGATGGTCCGCGTCTACCGCCGGATCCTGTCCGGCCAGGGCACCCAGGATGACCTGGACACCCTGCTGGACACCTGCGACAACATCCTCGGCCGCTCGTTCTGCGGTCTGGGTGACGGCGCGACCAGCTCGGTGACCTCGTCGCTGAAGTACTTCAAGCAGGACTACCTCGACTACATCGAGGGACGTACCGCGCCGAAGCTGTCCGACAAGCAGTTGGTGGGAGCCCACTGA
- the nuoE gene encoding NADH-quinone oxidoreductase subunit NuoE: MTTTFTDETRARAREIVARYPADRSRSALLPLLHLVQAEEGYVSPAGIAFCAEVLGLNKAQVGAVASFYTMYKRRPTGDWLVSVCTNTMCNVLGGQEVYDTLAEHLGVGHDETTADGSVTLEHAECLAACDYAPVMTVNYDFFDNVDPQTAVGVVDELRAGGRPMPSRGARLCPLKEMSVQLAGFADAREGAVADGVPGAPTLRGLRLAQEHGISVAGFDPNTPIRSKAEADRAAEKAKAEAAAKAAAASNAGTGEPAPAAEAAGSTTRDVKAPDDKSPEVRAAETRQPDAGTAVPDAPGTKVPADGPPPASRDAQQAEAAGVAANPPAGDAKPAGDGAAAQERNLRDAESGAGTGSPTTSDRGAQK, from the coding sequence ATGACGACGACGTTCACTGACGAGACCCGGGCCCGGGCACGGGAGATCGTTGCCCGGTACCCGGCCGACCGGTCCCGCTCGGCGCTGCTGCCGCTGCTGCACCTGGTCCAGGCCGAGGAGGGATACGTCTCCCCGGCCGGCATCGCGTTCTGCGCGGAGGTGCTGGGGCTGAACAAGGCCCAGGTCGGCGCGGTGGCTTCCTTCTACACCATGTACAAGCGTCGACCGACCGGCGACTGGCTGGTCAGCGTCTGCACGAACACGATGTGCAACGTGCTCGGCGGCCAGGAGGTCTACGACACCCTCGCCGAGCACCTCGGCGTCGGCCACGACGAGACCACCGCCGACGGATCCGTCACCCTGGAGCACGCCGAGTGCCTGGCCGCGTGCGACTACGCGCCGGTGATGACGGTCAACTACGACTTCTTCGACAACGTCGACCCGCAGACCGCCGTCGGCGTGGTCGACGAGCTGCGCGCAGGCGGCCGGCCGATGCCTTCCCGGGGCGCCCGGCTCTGCCCGCTGAAGGAGATGTCGGTCCAGCTCGCCGGGTTCGCCGACGCGCGCGAGGGCGCGGTCGCCGACGGGGTCCCGGGTGCGCCGACCCTGCGTGGGTTGCGGCTGGCGCAGGAGCACGGCATCTCGGTTGCCGGCTTCGACCCGAACACCCCGATCCGGAGCAAGGCCGAGGCCGACAGGGCCGCCGAGAAGGCGAAGGCGGAGGCGGCCGCGAAGGCGGCGGCCGCGAGCAACGCCGGCACGGGCGAGCCGGCGCCGGCGGCCGAGGCCGCCGGCAGCACGACCCGCGACGTGAAGGCCCCGGACGACAAGTCGCCCGAGGTGCGGGCCGCCGAGACTCGCCAGCCGGACGCCGGGACGGCGGTCCCTGACGCGCCGGGCACCAAGGTGCCGGCGGACGGCCCACCTCCGGCGTCCCGCGACGCTCAGCAGGCCGAGGCGGCGGGCGTGGCGGCGAACCCGCCCGCCGGTGATGCGAAGCCCGCCGGCGACGGGGCCGCAGCGCAGGAGCGCAACCTCAGGGATGCGGAGTCGGGGGCCGGTACCGGCTCCCCGACCACGAGCGACAGGGGGGCCCAGAAGTGA
- a CDS encoding NADH-quinone oxidoreductase subunit C has product MTTANDGGVPVPVTPAGATSGAPAEHPPASPAGRGMFGNQGTGDVSGFGGLVRPGHAVEDTPRPYGGYFDEVTDALEEAYPGFADAIEKVVVDRDELTLHVRPERIAEVCQVMRDDLALRFELCSSVSGVDYLGADERRLHVVYQLTSMTYRRRVRLEAAVSVEDPHLPSVVNVYPTADWQERETYDMFGIVFDGHPNLTRILMPDDWEGYPQRKDYPLGGVPVEYKGAEIPPPDQRRSYQ; this is encoded by the coding sequence GTGACCACGGCTAACGACGGCGGCGTGCCGGTACCGGTGACCCCGGCCGGCGCCACCAGCGGCGCCCCGGCCGAGCACCCGCCGGCCAGCCCCGCCGGCCGCGGCATGTTCGGCAACCAGGGCACCGGTGACGTCTCCGGCTTCGGCGGTCTGGTCCGTCCCGGCCACGCCGTCGAGGACACGCCCCGCCCGTACGGCGGGTACTTCGACGAGGTAACCGACGCGCTGGAGGAGGCGTACCCGGGCTTCGCCGACGCGATCGAGAAGGTCGTGGTGGACCGGGACGAGCTGACCCTGCACGTCCGGCCCGAGCGGATCGCCGAGGTCTGCCAGGTGATGCGGGATGACCTCGCGCTCCGCTTCGAGCTGTGCTCCTCGGTGTCGGGGGTGGACTACCTCGGCGCCGACGAGCGCCGGCTGCACGTCGTCTACCAGCTCACCTCGATGACGTACCGGCGTCGGGTCCGGCTGGAGGCGGCGGTCTCCGTCGAGGACCCGCACCTGCCCAGCGTGGTCAACGTCTACCCGACTGCCGACTGGCAGGAGCGGGAGACGTACGACATGTTCGGCATCGTCTTCGACGGTCATCCCAACCTGACCCGGATCCTCATGCCGGACGACTGGGAGGGGTACCCGCAGCGTAAGGACTACCCGCTCGGCGGCGTGCCCGTCGAGTACAAGGGCGCCGAGATCCCGCCGCCGGACCAGCGGAGGTCGTACCAGTGA
- a CDS encoding NADH-quinone oxidoreductase subunit B — protein sequence MGIEEKLPAGVLLTSVEKLVNWSRKSSVWGATFGLACCAIEMMAAGGPHYDMGRWGMEVFRASPRQADLMIVAGRVSQKMAPVLRQIYDQMAEPRWVLSMGVCASSGGMFNNYAIVQGVDHVVPVDMYLPGCPPRPEMLIDAVLKLREKIMHEPLGANGRKMLEARKARGDVPVVPYGSMPSSYRSDKARRAEWTKAVREGREEQLRIENWMKAQNHLHQHGGVK from the coding sequence ATGGGTATCGAGGAGAAGCTCCCCGCCGGTGTCCTGCTCACCTCGGTGGAGAAGCTGGTCAACTGGTCGCGTAAGTCATCGGTCTGGGGGGCCACCTTCGGCCTCGCCTGCTGCGCCATCGAAATGATGGCGGCCGGCGGCCCGCACTACGACATGGGCCGCTGGGGCATGGAGGTCTTCCGTGCCTCGCCCCGACAGGCCGACCTGATGATCGTGGCCGGCCGGGTGAGCCAGAAGATGGCCCCGGTGCTCCGGCAGATCTACGACCAGATGGCCGAGCCCCGCTGGGTGTTGTCGATGGGCGTCTGCGCCAGCAGCGGCGGCATGTTCAACAACTACGCGATCGTCCAGGGCGTCGACCACGTGGTCCCGGTGGACATGTACCTGCCCGGCTGCCCGCCCCGGCCGGAGATGCTCATCGACGCGGTGCTCAAGCTCCGCGAGAAGATCATGCACGAGCCACTCGGCGCCAACGGCCGCAAGATGTTGGAGGCCCGTAAGGCCCGTGGCGACGTGCCGGTGGTGCCGTACGGCTCGATGCCGTCGTCGTACCGCAGCGACAAGGCCCGGCGGGCCGAGTGGACAAAGGCTGTCCGCGAGGGCCGTGAGGAGCAGCTGCGGATCGAGAACTGGATGAAGGCTCAGAACCACCTGCACCAGCATGGGGGTGTCAAGTGA
- the mqnC gene encoding cyclic dehypoxanthinyl futalosine synthase → MTVNREIDDILRRGADGGRITPEEALLLYTDAPFHALGEAADAARRRRYPDNIVTYLIDRNINYTNVCVTACKFCAFYRAPKHKEGWTHPTEEILRRCGEAVELGATQVMLQGGHHPDYGVEYYEELFSSVKTAYPQLAIHSIGPSEILHMAKVSRVSLDEAIARIKAAGLDSIAGAGAEMLPERPRKAIAPLKESGERWLEVMELAHRQGVESTATMMMGTGETAAERIEHLRMIRDVQDRTRGFRAFIPWTYQPENNHLKGRTQATTLEYLRLVAVSRLFFETVPHLQASWLTTGKDVGQLALHLGVDDLGSIMLEENVISSAGARHRSNLHELIGMIRSADRIPAQRDTQYERLAVHWTPADDPTDDRVVSHFSSIALPGGGAGMSLPLVDVR, encoded by the coding sequence GTGACGGTGAACCGGGAGATCGACGACATCCTGCGGCGCGGCGCGGACGGCGGGCGGATCACGCCCGAGGAGGCTCTGCTTCTCTACACGGACGCGCCCTTCCACGCGTTGGGCGAGGCGGCCGACGCGGCGCGCCGGCGGCGGTACCCGGACAACATCGTCACGTATCTGATCGACCGCAACATCAACTACACCAACGTCTGCGTGACGGCGTGCAAGTTCTGCGCGTTCTACCGGGCGCCGAAGCACAAGGAGGGGTGGACCCACCCCACCGAGGAGATCCTGCGGCGCTGTGGTGAGGCGGTCGAGCTGGGCGCCACCCAGGTGATGCTCCAGGGCGGGCACCACCCCGACTACGGGGTCGAATACTACGAGGAGCTGTTCTCCTCCGTGAAGACCGCGTACCCGCAGCTCGCCATCCACTCGATCGGCCCCAGCGAGATCCTGCACATGGCGAAGGTCTCCAGGGTGAGTCTCGACGAAGCCATCGCGCGGATCAAGGCCGCCGGCCTGGACTCGATCGCCGGCGCCGGCGCGGAGATGCTGCCCGAACGGCCGCGGAAGGCGATCGCGCCGCTGAAGGAGTCGGGCGAGCGCTGGCTGGAGGTGATGGAGCTGGCCCACCGGCAGGGCGTCGAGTCGACCGCGACGATGATGATGGGCACCGGCGAGACCGCCGCCGAGCGGATCGAGCACCTGCGGATGATCCGCGACGTGCAGGACCGGACGCGGGGTTTCCGGGCGTTCATCCCGTGGACGTACCAGCCGGAGAACAACCACCTGAAGGGCCGCACGCAGGCCACCACCCTGGAGTACCTGCGGCTGGTGGCGGTGTCCCGGCTCTTCTTCGAGACCGTGCCGCACCTGCAGGCGTCCTGGCTCACCACCGGCAAGGACGTCGGCCAGCTCGCCCTGCACCTGGGCGTCGACGACCTCGGCTCGATCATGCTGGAGGAGAATGTGATCTCTTCCGCTGGTGCGCGGCACCGCTCCAACCTGCACGAGCTGATCGGCATGATCCGCTCGGCCGACCGGATCCCGGCCCAGCGGGACACCCAGTACGAACGGCTCGCCGTGCACTGGACGCCGGCCGACGACCCGACCGACGACCGGGTGGTCTCGCACTTCTCCTCCATCGCCCTGCCGGGCGGCGGCGCGGGGATGTCGCTGCCGCTGGTCGACGTCCGCTGA